The Thermococcus thermotolerans genome contains a region encoding:
- the proS gene encoding proline--tRNA ligase, whose protein sequence is MGKVERKKWSENFSEWYNELIETAGIQDKRYPVKGMNIWLPYGLKIMRNIERFIHSEMERTGHEEVLFPALIPETEFQKEAEHIAGFEGEVFWVTHAGHDPLDVRLILRPTSETAMYSMFSLWIRSHADLPFKVYQIVNVYRYETKHTRPLIRVREISRFFEAHTAHDSYEDAERQIQEDLEIFDNLARFLAIPYIVSKRPDWDKFPGAYYSLGAEVMMPDGRTLQIGTMHNYRQNFARAYNIQYETESGDHEYVHQTTFGMSERLLAAVMAIHGDDNGLVLPPTIAPIQVVIVPIPKKDAEADVFAYAREIAEELRNAGIRVHVDERDIRPGRKYYDWELKGVPLRIEVGPRDVEGKKAVLARRDTLTKEVIERAEIVDAVRKTFDKIMENLYNRAREFLESHIKRVDTIEEAKEVFEDRRGIVEIAWCGEESCGLEMEEILDAKMLGTPYPDEEARAPEGKKCPVCGREAKFIARFARTY, encoded by the coding sequence ATGGGTAAGGTGGAGAGGAAGAAGTGGAGCGAGAATTTCAGCGAGTGGTACAACGAGCTGATTGAAACGGCCGGAATCCAGGACAAGCGCTATCCGGTCAAGGGAATGAACATCTGGCTCCCGTACGGGTTGAAAATCATGAGGAACATTGAGAGGTTCATCCACTCCGAGATGGAGAGAACCGGGCACGAGGAGGTTCTCTTCCCGGCGCTCATCCCCGAGACCGAGTTCCAGAAGGAGGCCGAACACATAGCCGGTTTCGAGGGAGAAGTTTTTTGGGTCACCCACGCCGGTCATGACCCCCTCGACGTCAGGCTCATTCTCCGCCCGACGAGCGAGACGGCGATGTACTCAATGTTCTCGCTCTGGATAAGGTCACACGCCGACCTGCCCTTCAAGGTCTACCAGATAGTTAACGTTTACCGCTACGAGACCAAGCACACGAGGCCCCTTATCAGGGTCAGGGAAATCAGCAGGTTCTTCGAGGCCCACACCGCCCATGACAGCTACGAGGACGCTGAGAGGCAGATACAGGAGGACCTTGAGATATTTGACAACCTTGCGAGGTTCCTCGCGATTCCCTACATCGTCTCCAAGCGCCCCGACTGGGACAAGTTCCCCGGTGCCTACTACTCCCTTGGCGCTGAGGTCATGATGCCCGACGGCAGGACTCTTCAGATAGGCACCATGCACAACTACCGCCAGAACTTCGCAAGGGCATACAACATCCAGTACGAGACCGAGAGCGGCGACCACGAGTACGTCCACCAGACCACCTTCGGAATGAGCGAGAGGCTTTTGGCGGCGGTCATGGCCATACACGGCGACGACAACGGCCTCGTCCTCCCGCCTACGATAGCTCCAATACAGGTCGTTATCGTTCCGATACCGAAGAAGGACGCCGAGGCCGACGTCTTTGCCTACGCGAGGGAGATAGCGGAAGAGCTCAGGAACGCCGGGATACGCGTCCATGTGGACGAGCGTGACATAAGGCCCGGAAGGAAGTACTACGACTGGGAGCTGAAAGGGGTTCCCCTCAGGATAGAGGTCGGCCCGAGGGACGTTGAAGGAAAGAAGGCCGTCCTGGCCAGGCGCGATACACTCACCAAGGAGGTCATTGAGAGGGCAGAGATCGTCGATGCCGTCAGGAAGACTTTCGACAAGATAATGGAGAACCTTTACAACCGTGCAAGGGAGTTCCTTGAGAGCCACATCAAGCGCGTTGACACCATCGAGGAAGCGAAGGAAGTTTTCGAGGACAGGCGTGGCATAGTGGAAATCGCGTGGTGCGGCGAGGAGAGCTGCGGGCTTGAGATGGAGGAAATACTGGACGCCAAGATGCTCGGAACCCCGTATCCTGACGAAGAGGCCAGGGCCCCAGAAGGAAAGAAGTGCCCGGTCTGCGGCAGGGAGGCGAAGTTCATAGCGAGGTTCGCCAGAACCTACTGA